Proteins encoded together in one Ipomoea triloba cultivar NCNSP0323 chromosome 4, ASM357664v1 window:
- the LOC116017598 gene encoding uncharacterized protein LOC116017598 has protein sequence MAGSSTRRSKRLRRNASNGVGGDTDEGIQANMLDNPPSDNLESPPVVLPTTVQPDPVQDDSDSGLGGEDVQLFPELKIRGSPKHLAWPIKRFNACQKNAVRALGLGDMLDFQVEGIPKSMCRWLISNFDPTNMCLSLENGLVLPVTEEDVHYTLGLPQGSVVITKRKKDDVSDTLKEWRSKFNKEKHDITPAMIATKVRSLLEGDVWFKRHFAVLVVSVLGGTMTNGYANQSVFHHFEDVDGIKNLNWCKFILESLVERHAQWVHNPDKQFSGPIVFLLGCAFRQGRASSCAIFTWVEF, from the exons ATGGCGGGCTCTTCTACTCGGAGGTCGAAGCGTCTGAGGAGGAACGCTTCTAATGGTGTTGGAG GGGACACTGATGAAGGTATTCAAGCTAATATGCTGGATAATCCGCCCTCGGACAATTTGGAATCTCCCCCTGTTGTTTTGCCCACTACCGTCCAACCAGACCCGGTGCAAGATGATTCTGATAGTGGGCTTGGTGGGGAGGATGTGCAGTTGTTTCCTGAATTGAAGATTCGTGGCAGCCCAAAGCATTTAGCATGGCCAATTAAGCGCTTTAATGCTTGTCAAAAGAACGCCGTGCGTGCGCTTGGACTTGGAGATATGTTGGACTTTCAGGTTGAAGGTATTCCAAAGTCTATGTGTAGGTGGCTGATTAGTAATTTTGACCCAACTAACATGTGTTTGAGCCTGGAGAACGGATTGGTCCTCCCTGTTACAGAGGAGGATGTTCATTATACATTGGGTCTTCCGCAGGGTAGTGTTGTTATTACAAAGAGAAAAAAGGATGATGTCAGTGATACCTTAAAGGAATGGAGGTCTAAGTTCAACAAAGAGAAACATGATATCACACCGGCTATGATTGCAACTAAGGTCAGATCTCTTTTGGAGGGGGATGTCTGGTTTAAGCGCCATTTTGCCGTTCTTGTTGTCAGTGTTTTGGGTGGGACGATGACAAACGGATATGCAAACCAGTCGGTCTTTCATCATTTTGAGGATGTTGATggtattaaaaatttgaactgGTGTAAGTTCATATTGGAAAGTTTGGTTGAAAGACATGCCCAGTGGGTCCATAATCCGGATAAGCAGTTTTCTGGTCCTATTGTCTTCTTGCTG GGTTGTGCATTCCGACAGGGTCGTGCCTCGTCTTGTGCCATCTTTACGTGGGTGGAGTTCTAG
- the LOC116016095 gene encoding uncharacterized protein LOC116016095, with product MLLTTDAEDFDDKSVALGKALDDMVQFLESHPGHTTSSDMFRHVLSAARRIITLSDQRGRTAEDNHGGTEGGATQLEEDMWNNPDNLRAVEAIEKAAQQTNSVQQILSFTVSANADIPTKGWTEVEAIVRQYDXSYCSTV from the exons ATGTTGCTGACT ACTGATGCTGAGGACTTCGATGACAAGTCTGTTGCGTTAGGGAAGGCTCTGGATGATATGGTGCAATTCTTAGAGAGTCATCCGGGTCATACGACCAGTTCTGATATGTTTCGCCATGTGCTCTCTGCTGCTCGCAGGATCATTACACTATCTGATCAGCGTGGTCGTACAGCGGAAGACAACCATGGTGGTACGGAGGGTGGTGCAACGCAGCTGGAAGAGGATATGTGGAACAATCCAGACAATCTACGTGCCGTTGAGGCGATTGAGAAGGCGGCTCAGCAGACCAACTCTGTTCAACAAATTCTTTCATTTACTGTTAGCGCGAATGCTGATATTCCTACCAAAGGATGGACAGAGGTTGAAGCTATTGTTCGACAGTATGATGNAAGCTATTGTTCGACAGTATGA